One Drosophila willistoni isolate 14030-0811.24 chromosome XL unlocalized genomic scaffold, UCI_dwil_1.1 Seg142, whole genome shotgun sequence genomic window, tatatctcggattcagcccgatcggaccactatatcatatagctcccatacaaatggcaaagtcacgaactgtgatttttctcaataacttcgttattttctgagctattgtcgtgaaatttaatattggtgagtttattatacatataaacgactatgccgaatttgataaagatcgggtaactatatcatatagctcccatagaaacgatcggtggaaaacagtgactttgatcaatatcttcgttatttctaATACTAAGAttttaggccgttctttcggaaacagcttttttagataaaacgtttttccactttgatggctataggtaaggaaagagttaccaaaaaagttgcaagggtatacaaaactttgacgcggtcgaagttagccccggccctttggtttattttgaaaagacaaaaaagatgggtgcacagaggtcttacgtttagaattagcaaaattataaaattgtttagggtcagaaggaAACTGAaggaagcttacaccgctgaagataattcttatagcattgtgtattaagcatcatgaattttgaacgagcgactgtatacagagcataatctgatgaacgacgtgttttttgaaacttcttaaaatatcgtgtcttcacatttttcaaattggatagctcacgagagaaccagggaggtttgttaaggggttacgccacccctgaaaaaaataaaaacatttatttttttttggctctaaAAATCCTCTATAGTTTTAAGAATCTTTTACACTTTACATCATATCGGTATTCGAATTAGTTCCGAAGTTACAGCGTTTAGAAGTGAGCGCGGCCGAGTCGGCCTCGACGCGGtacattttttataccatacacctatagggtgaaatggtatattaaagtcgccaaaatgtatgtaacaggcagaaggaagtttctccgaccccataaagtatatatattcttgatcaggatcaacagccgaaTCGATCAAGccttgtccgtctgtccgtccgcctgtccgtccgtctgtccgtatgaacacctagatctcggagactgtaagagctagagccaccaaacttggtatgtagactcgtgtagtatgtagagtgatcaagtttatttcaaatttttgccacgcccctttccgcccccgcaatttaaaaaaagcgtttatctcaaaaactattccagctagagacaccatattttgtatgtatatttgtttagtaaacacgcacattttgtatgtgtaaaaattttgccacgcccttttccgcccacgtaatttgaaaaacttgattatctcccgtatttttttaccttatgcaatcaaatttggcacacctaaatttgatactaatatctagcaaaataccaaatttgatcaaaatcggacaaaaacagtcgagttatgcatataaacgtttttccataaggccggagttggccgttggctggtgggggcgctagggtgctcgtatgattgagtgagcgagatactaagatatgcttgtaaaatgcatatgaaaatgcatgtgaaaatgcattaatttaataaagttgaaatatttgctttactggtgtatggtataccaaagtcggcgagacgacttacttacttcattttttcttttgcgtttttctcAAAACTACTTTTTTTGAACCGGGGTGTCAAATATCTCCGAATCTACTGGACCgatttggcttaaatttttacCACATATTCTTTACAGTGTTGGGTATCAGCGTagaatttttttgatttaaggtcctgtttggaagttatgaatttttttagccaaaaatgtTCTCCGAAAAAAGAGCGTTTTTTGTTCaaacagctgccattttgccaaaaaaaatttaaaaaaaaaaatcctacgtGGGCGGATAGCCAAAGCCTTCCTGAataacaagatttttttttttttgatttttcggGTGATGTTTAGCCGAGAAATTTGACACCCCACCTGCAACGATTTACAAATGATGGTGGCACTTGCCGGCCCATATctccgccattttgttttaaaaaaaattttttttttcaataaatattctttaaagtgtcctcaatctgtgtataataaaagttttttcctaAATTGTATACTGCCGCACagcaataattcattttttcaccTATTTTTTGAACCtcaggggtggcgtaaccccttaagccgctccagcctaccaagaggcacacaaatatcaaagagtgaattcagagtatcatagaaaaaacgaacagctgagttcatatctctacaattgtacagataagaccaatcggtagtagtaatgttttcattaaggctgacaaagtcagtcttacgaaagcacctagttagtggtaactcatttgaaccaagtaatggtgaaagcaagggcaaatcaatttttaaatttaatgtaggatgaaatttgtcttctggaagaacaaatggttcgatcctagaaacctcacaataagaagaatccaatacaaaaataagatctaacgattttccattagaatttaagacaggattgtcttgggataaagataagcctagaaggccatcaataaagtcatgtgacaaagagggcagcaacatgGTACATTCATCTGttggtgaccatgctaaagcgggtaaattaaaatcacctacaactatgagcatgtcttgactggaaactaaagaggagacaaactaaattgcctctaaatgatttaaatataccactatgtctgacaatggtggaatataggaacaagtaatgaaagcattaaaagatttaaaatttactttaacaccgacaaactcaatctcctgggtactagaaaattgaatcatttcagatgataaagcagcattaacagctatcagaacgccaccacctatgcgagaaatccggtcacgtctgaatatagaaaagtttgtggaaaaaaccgatgcatcagcaatatcaggttttagccacgtctctgtaaaagctagaatgttatgctcaaaagaaagactatctacatagagattaggaagtttagatttcagtcctctaacgttctggtaacccaggtgaagggacgaagctagttttttgacacaccagcagatggtgatgtggcaggaatagtattagttgttgtttttggcaagcgaatcggttgccgatttttcttatttttaataaaaagcaatacgaattattgaaattgaaaattcctGACACGCATTCGAGCTGCTTTAAACTGCCCACAAATTAAGCACGTATAACGAtttatccatatatatatttgtatatttgtatatatatatctgtatattCCTTATTCATATACCAAACGAATGTCACGCATTgacaataattaaaatgtcaccgaaaatattaaaaattatgtcTGTCAAAATGAACTTTTCAAAGGTGTCTTGTGAGTACCACCATTTTGGTGGAATGTATTGATAACCCGTTTTGTGGCAAGCGAAGTGCGCGCAATCGCACAATTATTCATCCTAAGTCCTCATCTCGCGCACCTTTTTCTTTACGATTTCTTTGaattacaattatttttttaatttttgacgTGGAAATTACCTTAATTTTAcctataattatttttttaaaattttctattttatttctttattttaattttattaattggaATATACCATGAATGAAATCAAGGAATATTAAATTGatcaaattaatatatataagttagGAGTTCTCATGTGCTTCGTTGGTAGATTCTTACCATATCCTTCCTTGGGAATAAGGATTGGACTTGGGAACTCTGGGTTTTTATAGTgacacacaacacaacactTGATTAGAACGTTATAAGATTGTTTTATTTAGTCGTATTTGATGTACCAAGTTCTATgtctaaactaagactgcccGCTCTGTGGAGCGTGGTCCTTTAAATATACCCCGTCATGCCGTCggcagcggcgttgggatcgtgtccaaagtgggtcgcctcttccggcgaattctgcgtatcggcaatattcaaagaatggcTTGGCTAATAATACAAAAGTGCTTATGCTAGAAAAGGCAAGTGAAGTGTCTAGTGTGACCCAACATGGGTCGTCTTGGGTCACATATCTGTTTGGGTCGCATAAATACTAGGAATATATGTAAGTTGCTTACTTGGCTAAGTGTGTTAAGTGTTTACAGGAAATGAAAGATGTGGGTTTCTTAGTTGACTAAAAGTGGCAAATGATGTAGATCGCGATGCACTTAGATCAtacgcgtgtgtgtgtggtctgTTAGTGTACCTAGAATGTATAGGACTGTTTATATAGTTTAAATAAAACCCTACATTTTCATTGTAGAAATAAAAtactatatttttatataattacTAAATATAATTCACTATATTCAAAGATTATGTACTCTACATAACATCTTCAATGTAATACTCTAATATATAAGCTAtttgaatataaaaataataaaaaattaaacaaaattaaaactcaaaataaaaataataataaataaatttttaaactattattatgtataacaaataaaattggaGAGTAATTAACTAATTTTTGATACAAATGTTGATTTCCAAAATATTCTGATCAACCCTGATCAAAACTTTTAACTACAATTTGACCATAATTTCAAGGATAAAAAATTATTCCATAAGTTCCAATATAAGGTATAAATCATATTGAACCTAAAAAGcttgaaattttataatataaaaaagatTTGTTTAATCTATATAACTTTCttacataaattaaataacCAAATAAACCtccaaaaatacaaacaaacaatgttaataattttattaaaattggcAAACAAATTGTATAAAGGTAACGaaaaattaatcaatttaatattttacccCCTACAATTCTTATAATTAACAATCCTATTATACCTCGTAATATAATTCAACCCTCatcatttaatatatttaatctTCCACAATTTAAATCTCCTGTTATATGTAGAATAATAAACTAATAGAAAAAAGTAACTTACAGTTAATCCagtagaaaaaaatattaaaaaaaatgaagtaagtaagtcgtctcgccgacttaggtataccatacaccagtaaagcaaatatttcaactttattaaacaaatgcattttcacatgcttcttacaagcatatcttagtatctcgctcactcaatcatacgagcaccctagcgcccccaccagccaacggccaactccggccttatggaaaaacgtttatatgcataacccGACAgactagatctcggagactgtaagagctagagccaccaaatttggtatgtagactcgtgtaatatgtaaagtgatcaagtttatttcaaatttttgccacgccacTTTCCgtccccgcaatttaaaaaaatcgtttatctcaaaaactattccagctagagacaccatatttggtatgtatattcgcttagtaaatgcacacattttgtatgtataaaaatttttccgcccttttccgcccacGTAATTTGAAAATCTTGATTATctccggttttttttttaccttatgcaatcaaatttggcacacttaaatatTATACTAATATCTaccaaaataccaaatttgatcaaaatcggacaaaaaacagtcgagttatgcatataaacgtttttccataaggccggagttggccgttggctggtgggggcgctagggtgctcgtatgattgagtgagcgagatactaagatatgcttgtaaaaagcatgtgaaaatgcatttgtttaataaagttgaaatatttgctttactggtgtatggtatacctaagtcggcgagacgacttacttacttcattgttATAGCAGCCAATATTACCAAACTACCAATTACTattatttcaaattcattttGTATAGCttctaaataaaatacataatttCATCTACcataatttaatattcaagCAATAGCTAATAAAAATGCTACATCTCCAACTCGATTAGATCGAGCAGTTAATATCCCAGCATTATAagattttacattttgaaaataaattactAAACAATAAGAAACTAATCCAAGACCATCTCATGCTAATaaaattctaattaaattaggactaataattaataatattattgataaaacaaacaataaaactAATATAATAAAACGATTAATATTTTCATCTCTTCTTATATATTCCTTTCTATAAAAAATTACTAAAGAagcaattattaaaacaaatgatATAAATAATAAGCTTATtcaatcaaataataaagtcaTTACAATTCTTATAGAATTTAATGAAACTACTTGTCattcaataaaataaactaaattatttaataaaatatttaatctaaaaaaaaaacaagataaTCTAATAGAAATTAAACTTACAAATCTAATTCTAcaaattgataaatatttCACGATCTAAAATGAATAACTCATGTCAATAACACCACAAATTAGTATTTTGCTCACCCTTCCACCAGGGGAACTTGAAAAATTAGTAGCTTTGTTAAATGAGATTTTGAACAATGGACTCATTCCGGATGCCTGGAGAAATATAAAAGTCTTCCcagtaccaaaaaaaaaattagactCTTCCTTAATCACAAATAATAGACCAATATGCTTGTTAAGTGTAGTGTTTAAATGTCTAGAAGGTCTTATTAAAGGTAAAATGGAAGcacatataaataatttcaatttattaccAAAGAGATCGTACGCATTTAGGCGTAATTACAGCAAACTGTATCAATGACGTTATCAATAACATATCTAACTTGAAGGCCCAAGTATTTCAAGTTAAAGCAGCTGTATTAGATATTAGTAAGGCATTTGACTCTGTAAACGTTCCAATTTTAGGTAAAGTACTGATAGACTGCGGTTTTAATCATTTATATATTAACTTTATTactaattttcttttaaatagaAGACTTCAAATGGGAAACACTTCagtcaaagtgaaaaaaggTGTTAGCCAAGGCAGCTGCCTTAGTCCTTACACACAATCAATGACAATAAtagtattttatttcaatactCTGATGATTTCTTTCTAATAACCTTTCATAGAGACTTCCTAACGGCTAGAAACAcacttgaacaaaaaattaaagattttatGGAGCTATGCAATTCAATAAACCTAACATTTGACGCCAGGAAATCTTCAGTTTTACACTTTAACCGAAGACGTAAAAATCTCAATATAATATTAGGAAATACCTCAATCAGAGATGTTGATCAAGTTAACTATCTATGTAGGTAGAATAATTAGTACAAACAATTCCCCTGTCACGATGTCAAATTACGATTATCCAACTCTAATAAGTCTAATATTTTTCTACAGATGTTGAGCGGTTGTAGGTTCGGAGTTCATCCTTCCAAGGCCCTTAATTTCTTCAAAGCTTTTGTCAGACCTAAGTACATCTTTGTCCAAAGCAGCAATTAATAGCATAAAAACCCATGCTAATGTCCACTTGAGGAAATGTTTGGGCCTTATTAGATCTACACCTATAAACATTTTATATCATCTAGCTGCGGAATTGCCACCTGAATACAGAATGAAACTTGCTACAGCAAAGGAAATTGccaaaatttttgcttttaggCTTCCAGCAGCCAATTTAGTATCTAACAATTTCATGGCTAAAAACACTAGCTATGGAAAAGTATATATTGAGTATAAAGAGATATTCGACACTATAGCAAATATTAACATTAACAGACCTTCATCACATAAATTTACATTTGACCCTAACTTCTTCAAGGGAACCACTGCCAATAAAGAAACTATTTGTGCTCTACTCGAAGATAAACTTAACACACTTCGTGAGGGAGGAtacgaaattttttttacagatGGCTCAGTGTCAGAGGACTTTATGGGGAGTGCCTTTACacacaaaaattcaaacacCACTAAAAGTTTTTATACAGGGTCCAAGAGATCATTGAAATCGTTGACCGCAGAACTTATTGCTATAGGAAAAGCAATAAACTTtgcaattgaaaattattttcaaaaaattgctATTCTAACAGACAGCTTGGGGTCCATTCAGtccttaaacaaaaaacacagcGACAACTGCTTAGCTTTAGACATTttgaaaaaagtagaaaatgaaatatttataaccAGTATTGAAATCCACCACATACCAAGCCACGTCGACATACAAGAAAACGACCAAGTGGACGCTGCAGCAAAGAACGCTAGAACGAATGGAGTACTTATCTCAGCAAGATGGCCTATAAATGACGcgattaataatttatataacaaaattaaatctGACTGGGAATATGAGTATAATGCCTTTTGCTTTGAAAGAAACAGAAgttattgtttgttatttccttttgtttcgTCGGCCCCATGGTTCCATAAAAAAGAATCCTTCCATTCCttggaaataaaacaattcaacAGAATCCTAAGCGGACATGCATTCGACAAACATACACtttataaaatgaatataaacaaCAGTGATTTATGAGACACCTGCAATGTAAAAGGAGATACATCCATACATAGATcccaattattattaaactgCACCAAATTTGCGCTCATAAGAAACAAATTTCCAAACCTACCGTAGTACATAGGTAGGCATTGACATTTATCAGTTCCTCGCTGAGGAGCCAATTAACAActataaattattaacatcATTCGCAAGATTAGCTAACATTGATTTATGAACTAAAAACATACTAACCAAAACAATAATATATCATCAAAACTAACAATCATATGTTTTTATCATTAGTGATGAGAGCATCGATAACGAAGAAAAAATCGATAATTGCAATCAATAACAAATCGACAAAACATATGATTGTAAagtttttttctattctttCAATTTTGTAACTCTCAATTACTGCATTGGCTTTGGCGTTAACCCTTAAGATCGGGGAGGCCAAATAAATCTTCCATTCAGCAAGAGCTGGGAAgtaacttaataaaaataaaataatagtAATAACTTGCTGGAAATGTTTAAATCTTCCTTTAAGCATTATAAAATGCGGTCTGTAGAACCAGATCTAAGTGAAGTCGTCGACTTTGACAACTGTGATAACGATTTTGGCGATGTACTCCAGTCTCGTGTGAgtataataaacaaaacaatgtTTCAAAGACCCAACATACAGACTTCCAATTTTTGTCCTTGTTGAACTACTTGGGGAAATTCGTAAATATGCTATAAATACTTGCATATACTTTGTAGAATTAgtttcatttgaaattaaaatttcttcaaaaaatatgtattaaaCACGATTTTCTAAAttgttatatttattatattgtttctATATTGCAATATACTTTTTGACTACCACACACACGAGCCCTCATTAAGCTGTTAGGATCCCAACCCTGGGGGTTATTAAAACACTTCACGGCAATTTCATGCTCGGAATCTTTAGTCTCTATATAGTTTTCGGTTTCTAGAAATTCTAATTGATTAATAGATTCTCTGAACACACATCGAAGAGTTAAACTGTGTCAATTGCGCCATCTTTTAGCCATTGAAATCAGTAAAATAATTGTTTCGCATCTTGAATGCATCTTCTTTTGCCTGATTTGTATAATTCGTccagatatacatacataggagtttttttcaaacttttttttttgcctataGAACCAGTCGTAGTACACGGAATCGATAATTTTGCCTCCTATTTTAAAAAgcttattattatattatattacctcttagttttttaaattcaaatctgattagaaaataaaattaaacattaattTATAAGTTATTTCAGTTCGAGTTTCGTTAACCCCCGATACggaaaagtttttcaataaagaaaaaacacttTGTCAGTAAAGTTAAGTAAACAATTTTTACTGAAAACAcagtaaattgtttttataatattgaCGAAATGGTTGAGACAGAAACAAACTACATAAATACTGATTCCAAAAGTCCTCAAGACCTGGAAGATGTTTTACTACACAAACTGAAACAGAAGTTGAGATTGAAGcagaaattgtaaaaaatcGTTGGTCAAGCCTTAAAAACATTTACACCTTTTAGGTTTTTGGAGAAGTTTGTAATGAAATTGATAGAACACTTTTTTGTGCTGTTttaggacaaaaaaaaaccacgcCTTGTTTCTGAAATATGTATCATAGTTCGACATATATCCTGAAAATTTCAAAAGGATCTGATAAGTCATGTCGAccatttgaaaatgaaaattggttTCAAGAAAAACGCGCTTGATAGTTTTAATACCATCGCCATAACAAAATTATCGCAAAtccttttaattatttattctAGATAAGTTATAGATTCGATTTACCAAATATGACAACATTTCGttaaatgaataaacaaattacaaaGTTCATTTTCcaatgaaaaaattttaaattttacaaagCGAACATCTTTCTCCGCTCTTAAGAGTGTTCGGTTATGGGAGTATTTACTGTTTGTTAAAGTCTCTAGAATCAGGGGTGCaatatctttaatataaaaaaggATAATTTTCAGTCCTGTAATTCCTTCAATAAGTTCTGGGCCTCaaatactttttatacccagagggtattataaaattggtcaaattggtcccaaaatatgaatgtgatcggataaatataacacacacagacgcaacgctacatgaactgtatgtgtatgcgtgcgttgctttgctttgggaataagggaagaagaacaaattgtaaaatagagagtaaaattgttttgtttgtatattgatgaattgagttgcagaaaccaaattttgaacatgtaaaattattattaccaaggactgcaagggtatataaacttcggcatagccgatgttagcttctttgatattttttatttaataagcGTTCTTGTTTTTATGACAGTTCTATATTACAGTGGTCCGATCCGTCCAATTTTCGAACATAAGCTACCTCTGGTAATCATTTATGTAGGTAGGCCATACACATCGGGCATCACTAAAGACCTCACCAGGTCTGTATGGGATCCTTGTCTTGGCGATGCCCAGCTTAACCTAAGCCACTTCTGGTTATCGgaaattaatatataaaaaatcaaGGATCATCCGAATAGCTTTCAGATTGTGGACGGACGGGTATATCGACTCGGCTTCTCATATTGACATATGATAACGAGGAGAACCCCAACTTATTTTGTTAACAAACATATTAGAAGAAAGGAGGGAAGGTGAAGGACAAGTGCTCGTTAGGAGAGTTTTCACAATAACAGTTTAATAAAGCTTTTTACTATGGACAAAATGCAAAGCAAGTTAAAACTTGTCCACTTATGCTTGGCTAATTGAAGCTAACTGATTTTCTCTGTGATTGCAAGTTAGCGATGCCTGTAACCATTGGCGAGAGTTCGATTTCGCCGCCTCCTTTCCTGCAACCTTTGTCCAAGTGGCGATGTTATACTCTTGCCAAACACTCTGGCCTAATGGTTATACGCAATCCGTTCACAAATCTTGGCCAGCGATATTGGATTGCCCGCTGCCTGCGTGACTATCCGTGTGCGCCGAATATTGTAAACCTGAATGAAGATCTGTTTCCGCCAGCAGCTAGAGCAAACTGGTGGAGTGAGTTGCAATCGTGCGCCGATATCCAAAAAGCTCACCGACTGAAGGTTGCAATGCGGTGGACAACATTGGGCTATCATCACAATTGGAATACCAAAGTTTACGACGAGGAAACGCATTCGCCCTTTCCCCAAGACCTGAGCAAAATGTGTGAATTCTTTGCCACCGTCTTGGGTCACTCCAACTATGCGTCACAAGCAGCCATCGTTAACTATTATCCAATTGGCAGCACCCTCTCTGGCCACACAGATCATTCCGAGCCCAATCAAACGGCTCCATTGTTCTCCTTTAGGTATGTCTACATATGTCTCAAAAAGAAACAGCTCCACAAAATGTCCACCTTGACTGTAAAGAATCACATTGCCCCACATatgaatacatttttatattgattaacttttaagtattcaaaagtaaaatactaaaattatatttatgtatctcTTGATTTCAGTTTCGGACAGTCCTGTATTTTTCTTATTGGTGGAAAGACTCTGGATGAAAGGCCAACTGCATTGTATCTGAGGAGCGGAGATGTACTTATCATGTCAAATGAATCCCGACTATGCTATCACGCCGTACCACGAGTTATGAATGCGCCAGAAGAGCCTTGGAGTTCCATTGACGACAACACCGACGAGCTTGCTAATCATTTAGATAACTTGGCGCTAAACATGGAATTGTATAGACGAGTTAACGATAAAGATTTCTGGTTACCATTTGCCAACTATGTAAAAGATTCACGCATCAATATGAATGTACGTCAGGTGTTATGATAAAGCCAAAAGCACTACcaattatcattatcattgagatctatttatgtacatatttgcTGTTAATAAATACTTTCattgtaaattaaaattactaAATGCGATCCATAATATTGGAATGCCCTGTTATCACTTGTGTTAGAGATCCAGTTGCGGGaattgatatacatatacgtatCATAGGGTAAAAgcatcaacaaccgagtcggtGCAGCTATGACCGCCCGTCCGTATGTATGAGCAACTAGATTTTGGGAGATTATAAGAGCTAGAGTTAACAAATTCGGTATGTAGGTGGAGTTTATTTTGC contains:
- the LOC6653101 gene encoding nucleic acid dioxygenase ALKBH1 isoform X1, producing the protein MFKSSFKHYKMRSVEPDLSEVVDFDNCDNDFGDVLQSRLAMPVTIGESSISPPPFLQPLSKWRCYTLAKHSGLMVIRNPFTNLGQRYWIARCLRDYPCAPNIVNLNEDLFPPAARANWWSELQSCADIQKAHRLKVAMRWTTLGYHHNWNTKVYDEETHSPFPQDLSKMCEFFATVLGHSNYASQAAIVNYYPIGSTLSGHTDHSEPNQTAPLFSFSFGQSCIFLIGGKTLDERPTALYLRSGDVLIMSNESRLCYHAVPRVMNAPEEPWSSIDDNTDELANHLDNLALNMELYRRVNDKDFWLPFANYVKDSRINMNVRQVL
- the LOC6653101 gene encoding nucleic acid dioxygenase ALKBH1 isoform X2, which produces MPVTIGESSISPPPFLQPLSKWRCYTLAKHSGLMVIRNPFTNLGQRYWIARCLRDYPCAPNIVNLNEDLFPPAARANWWSELQSCADIQKAHRLKVAMRWTTLGYHHNWNTKVYDEETHSPFPQDLSKMCEFFATVLGHSNYASQAAIVNYYPIGSTLSGHTDHSEPNQTAPLFSFSFGQSCIFLIGGKTLDERPTALYLRSGDVLIMSNESRLCYHAVPRVMNAPEEPWSSIDDNTDELANHLDNLALNMELYRRVNDKDFWLPFANYVKDSRINMNVRQVL